The Halomicrobium salinisoli genome contains a region encoding:
- a CDS encoding TrmB family transcriptional regulator: protein MNDDDELTAVLTRAGFSEYEAEAYLGLLRLHDASVGDLTDICSVPRARLYDVLRDLAADGYVETYEQDTLRARIPNVDRAVEELRDWADGFENAADELEDVWDRPSIEHTNISVFQTQAATIKKAIGYVNEADYVVQICASPAELLEMEEALTAVHERGVTVRIALNIDPASSSTADLPDMFSRIATEVRQCEANGPFVALVDGSIAVLGIDNELDGEYGLVVNDNTLTSLLHWFFQLQLWEPWDTLYSESVGHPETYVSVRQLIRDLEMLHTEDETVRVRVNGVDLRSHEMVEVEGEVVDVIYTDVYPTRDTTFAQQFIQAALRIRTDDGEYTVGGYGAVVEDIRAIEIDVIGIE, encoded by the coding sequence ATGAACGACGACGACGAACTCACGGCGGTGCTCACTCGGGCGGGGTTTTCCGAGTACGAGGCCGAGGCGTACCTTGGGCTGCTCCGACTCCACGATGCCTCGGTCGGAGACCTCACTGACATCTGTTCCGTCCCGCGAGCCCGCCTGTACGACGTCCTCAGAGATCTGGCTGCCGACGGGTACGTCGAGACGTACGAGCAGGACACCCTCCGCGCTCGCATCCCCAACGTCGACCGGGCCGTCGAGGAACTACGCGACTGGGCAGACGGGTTCGAGAATGCGGCGGACGAACTAGAGGACGTCTGGGACCGACCGAGTATCGAACACACGAACATCAGCGTCTTCCAGACGCAGGCGGCCACGATCAAGAAAGCGATCGGGTACGTCAACGAAGCCGACTACGTCGTACAGATCTGTGCCTCGCCCGCCGAACTCCTCGAAATGGAAGAGGCCCTCACCGCCGTTCACGAACGGGGGGTCACGGTTCGCATCGCTTTGAATATCGACCCGGCGTCGAGCAGTACGGCGGACCTCCCGGACATGTTCTCTCGCATCGCCACGGAGGTCCGCCAGTGCGAAGCGAACGGACCGTTCGTGGCCCTCGTCGACGGTTCCATCGCGGTCCTCGGCATCGACAACGAGTTAGACGGCGAGTACGGTCTGGTCGTCAACGACAACACCCTCACGTCGCTGCTTCACTGGTTCTTTCAGTTGCAGCTGTGGGAGCCCTGGGATACGCTGTACTCCGAATCGGTCGGCCACCCGGAAACGTACGTCTCGGTCCGTCAGCTCATCCGCGACCTCGAGATGCTCCACACCGAGGACGAGACAGTGCGGGTGCGAGTCAACGGCGTCGACCTGCGGAGCCACGAGATGGTCGAAGTGGAAGGCGAAGTGGTCGACGTCATCTACACGGACGTCTACCCGACCAGGGACACGACCTTCGCTCAGCAGTTTATCCAGGCCGCACTGCGGATTCGTACTGACGACGGCGAATACACCGTCGGCGGGTACGGTGCGGTCGTCGAAGACATACGGGCCATCGAGATCGACGTCATCGGCATCGAGTGA
- a CDS encoding IclR family transcriptional regulator: MPSNRVMAIETSVEILESLGDLETAGVTELADAVDGSKGNIHKHLKTLEAADFVRERNGRYELGHRFLEFATEAKWNRRIYRVSRHPIAQLANNTGTTATLVVPEGVDGVYLHTASQSEKGVMKPIEGRRAPLDELTTGLAILSQYGPERRREVLLDLRSTEEAATEFEARLDRIQQRGIAVQSEDSEVAAMAAPITVDDGRPVGAIGLWQRESDDGNKRVESDFEKLVRNAAATVSNRLSLSD; this comes from the coding sequence ATGCCATCGAATCGGGTCATGGCGATCGAGACATCCGTCGAGATACTCGAATCGCTCGGCGATCTCGAAACTGCCGGCGTTACGGAACTCGCGGACGCCGTGGACGGCTCCAAGGGGAACATCCACAAACACCTCAAGACACTCGAAGCGGCCGATTTCGTCCGCGAGCGGAACGGCCGGTACGAGCTCGGACACCGATTCCTCGAGTTCGCGACGGAAGCGAAGTGGAACAGGCGAATCTACCGGGTGAGTCGCCATCCCATCGCCCAGCTTGCGAACAACACGGGAACGACAGCCACGCTCGTCGTCCCGGAGGGGGTCGACGGCGTCTATCTCCACACCGCTTCACAGAGCGAAAAGGGGGTGATGAAACCAATTGAGGGGCGACGGGCGCCGCTCGACGAGCTCACCACCGGACTCGCGATTCTCTCCCAGTACGGCCCCGAGCGGCGGAGAGAGGTCCTCCTCGACCTGCGTTCCACGGAAGAGGCGGCGACGGAATTCGAGGCGCGACTGGACCGGATCCAGCAACGCGGTATCGCAGTCCAGTCCGAGGACTCGGAGGTTGCGGCCATGGCCGCGCCGATTACCGTCGACGACGGTCGTCCAGTCGGCGCGATAGGCCTCTGGCAACGGGAGTCAGACGACGGGAACAAGCGCGTGGAATCCGATTTCGAGAAACTCGTCCGTAATGCGGCAGCGACGGTTTCGAACCGGCTCTCGCTGAGTGACTGA
- a CDS encoding alpha-N-arabinofuranosidase produces MTDARITVHAEAGIDRIEPELHGHFSEHLGRCIYDGIWHSQESDGDGFREDVVSLLDDLDMPVLRWPGGCFADDYHWEDGVGPREERPRRRNLFWAQDRDEVPEEPNAFGTHEFLDLCERVGAEPYLAANVGSGDPQEAADWVEYTCYDGDTELANRRRENGRDEAYEVRYWGVGNENWGCGGQMTPEQYAREYRQFATYIGAMSNQLLDYDLDLIACGFSEHEWNRRFMEALADANWVADFPLDHLTLHHYYGRTMSAVEAEREDYDQLLVEALELDDHVDRIAAAIDAVATTRDIGVIVDEWGAWHTEAVPEGGLEQPGTVIDALSAAAVLDVFNHHSDVMTMSNIAQTVNVLQCLVETAGDEAWARPTYRVFDLYAPHKGNEAVQTSVDTPTRDVEDDELPLVHASASVDDDGETYVTMTNLDCRGTHTVELDVEGAASEFTDVDAAVLFEGQAPDLTVDANNADEFAAEDLDVTVESDTLTVELEPSTVAALSLQ; encoded by the coding sequence GTGACAGACGCTCGCATTACAGTCCATGCAGAAGCGGGTATCGACCGCATCGAACCCGAACTTCACGGCCACTTCTCCGAACACCTGGGGCGATGTATCTACGATGGCATCTGGCACAGTCAGGAGAGCGACGGCGACGGGTTCCGAGAGGACGTCGTCTCCCTGCTCGACGACCTCGACATGCCAGTCCTGCGCTGGCCGGGCGGCTGTTTCGCCGACGATTACCACTGGGAGGACGGCGTCGGTCCACGCGAAGAGCGTCCCCGCCGACGGAACCTGTTCTGGGCACAGGACCGCGACGAGGTGCCCGAGGAGCCCAACGCCTTCGGGACCCACGAGTTCCTCGATCTGTGTGAGCGCGTCGGTGCGGAGCCGTACCTGGCCGCGAACGTCGGCTCCGGCGACCCACAGGAAGCGGCCGACTGGGTCGAGTACACCTGCTACGACGGCGATACCGAACTCGCTAATCGCCGCCGCGAGAACGGCCGCGACGAAGCCTACGAAGTCCGGTACTGGGGCGTCGGCAACGAGAACTGGGGCTGTGGCGGCCAGATGACGCCCGAGCAGTACGCCCGGGAGTACCGCCAGTTCGCGACCTACATCGGGGCAATGAGCAACCAGCTGCTCGACTACGACCTCGACCTGATCGCCTGCGGCTTCTCCGAGCACGAGTGGAACCGCCGGTTCATGGAGGCGCTCGCCGACGCGAACTGGGTCGCCGACTTCCCGCTCGATCACCTCACGCTGCACCACTACTACGGACGCACGATGTCCGCCGTGGAAGCGGAGCGAGAGGACTACGACCAGCTCCTCGTCGAGGCGCTCGAACTGGACGACCACGTCGACCGCATCGCAGCGGCGATCGACGCCGTTGCGACCACCCGCGACATCGGCGTCATCGTCGACGAGTGGGGCGCCTGGCACACCGAGGCGGTCCCCGAGGGCGGCCTCGAACAGCCCGGGACCGTCATCGACGCGCTCTCGGCCGCGGCCGTCCTCGACGTCTTCAACCACCACAGCGACGTGATGACGATGTCGAACATCGCCCAGACGGTCAACGTCCTCCAGTGCCTGGTGGAGACTGCGGGCGACGAGGCGTGGGCGCGCCCGACCTACCGCGTCTTCGACCTGTACGCCCCCCACAAGGGCAACGAGGCCGTCCAGACGTCGGTCGACACGCCCACCCGCGACGTGGAGGACGACGAACTGCCGCTGGTCCACGCCTCCGCGTCCGTCGACGACGACGGTGAGACCTACGTCACCATGACCAACCTGGACTGCCGCGGTACCCATACCGTCGAACTCGACGTCGAGGGCGCCGCGTCGGAGTTCACGGACGTCGACGCCGCGGTCCTGTTCGAGGGGCAGGCGCCCGACCTGACGGTCGACGCGAACAACGCCGACGAGTTCGCTGCGGAGGACCTCGACGTCACGGTCGAGAGTGACACGCTGACTGTGGAACTGGAGCCGTCCACGGTCGCAGCTCTCTCCCTCCAGTAG
- a CDS encoding ribonuclease HI family protein yields MTDDPLPVEHLSPVAALVDEVLAGVGYEVAAATDAIDDAVPGYGGLFDPATTRAELRSALESLPESALTRPPVPEPADDAFVLYVDGSSRGNPGPAGAGAVIMDGAENQLARLGRPVGSRTGNNTAEYVALQLGLAELLARYEPSRLEVRIDSMTVIRDVWGGDDPTEPGVESYSEAVAAALSRVPDHRYTHLADSDPNPADALATVGADIAALGPG; encoded by the coding sequence GTGACCGACGACCCCCTGCCGGTCGAACACCTCTCGCCGGTCGCCGCGCTCGTCGACGAGGTGCTCGCGGGCGTCGGCTACGAGGTGGCCGCCGCTACCGACGCCATCGACGACGCCGTCCCCGGCTACGGCGGTCTGTTCGACCCCGCGACCACCCGCGCCGAGCTGCGGTCCGCGCTCGAAAGCCTGCCGGAGTCGGCGCTCACCCGGCCGCCGGTCCCCGAGCCGGCGGACGACGCGTTCGTGCTCTACGTCGACGGCAGCTCGCGCGGCAACCCCGGCCCCGCAGGCGCCGGCGCCGTCATCATGGACGGCGCGGAGAACCAGCTCGCCCGTCTCGGCCGACCCGTCGGCTCCCGGACGGGGAACAACACCGCCGAGTACGTCGCCCTCCAGCTCGGGCTCGCCGAACTGCTGGCCCGCTACGAGCCCAGCAGGCTGGAAGTGCGCATCGACTCGATGACGGTCATTCGGGACGTCTGGGGCGGCGACGACCCGACGGAACCCGGCGTCGAGAGCTACAGCGAGGCCGTCGCGGCGGCGCTGTCGCGCGTCCCGGACCACCGGTACACGCACCTGGCCGACAGCGACCCGAACCCCGCCGACGCGCTGGCGACGGTGGGAGCCGACATCGCGGCCCTCGGGCCCGGATAG
- a CDS encoding GNAT family N-acetyltransferase, whose translation MELVEATADDLDALVDRWYSLAQSMEPYDELNELAFADVDDVSDDGFRDHLDDESVTDYLVVHEGETIGFVTLREGRHPSRRYSRYLRIVNLAIDEPHRNRGHGAAVVERVRELARGRGCDHLKVSCEWHNEDARRFYRDAGFRPKQVDYAQPLE comes from the coding sequence ATGGAACTCGTCGAAGCCACTGCCGACGATCTCGACGCGCTCGTCGACCGCTGGTATTCCCTCGCGCAGTCGATGGAACCGTACGACGAACTGAACGAACTCGCCTTCGCCGACGTCGACGACGTTTCCGACGACGGCTTCCGCGACCACCTCGACGACGAGTCGGTCACCGACTACCTCGTCGTCCACGAGGGTGAGACCATCGGCTTCGTCACGCTCCGCGAGGGTCGCCATCCGTCGCGGCGGTACTCCCGCTACCTCCGCATCGTGAACCTCGCCATCGACGAACCACACCGGAATCGCGGCCACGGCGCGGCCGTCGTCGAGCGCGTGCGGGAACTGGCCCGCGGCCGGGGGTGCGACCACCTCAAAGTCTCCTGTGAGTGGCACAACGAGGACGCCCGACGCTTCTACCGCGACGCGGGCTTTCGGCCGAAGCAGGTCGACTACGCGCAACCGCTCGAGTGA
- a CDS encoding class I SAM-dependent methyltransferase, which yields MAESRPSERASIPSTGDETPSNWWNRVRYGAYAPVYDLFARPFESGRRYAIEWVDPHPDDRILVLGCGTGRALEHLPAGASITAIDVSEAMVRRTRSRAESLGLDVDVRVGDAQSLPFEDGSFDVILLHLIVSVVPEPKALVAEAARVLAPDGRISIYDKFVAEGERPSLVRRAANPVARLLFADLNRRLEPLAADAGIEFEGRDSFLGGLYTVTVARPAGSGE from the coding sequence ATGGCTGAGAGCCGCCCGTCGGAGCGCGCCTCGATCCCCTCTACCGGGGACGAGACGCCGTCGAACTGGTGGAACCGCGTCCGCTACGGCGCGTACGCACCCGTCTACGACTTGTTCGCGAGGCCGTTCGAATCGGGGCGGCGGTACGCCATCGAGTGGGTCGATCCGCATCCGGACGACCGGATCCTCGTCCTCGGCTGCGGGACCGGGCGCGCGCTCGAGCACCTGCCCGCCGGCGCGTCGATCACCGCGATCGACGTGAGCGAGGCGATGGTCCGTCGGACCCGGTCGCGGGCCGAGTCGCTGGGTCTGGACGTCGACGTCCGGGTGGGCGACGCGCAGTCGCTCCCGTTCGAGGACGGGTCATTCGACGTGATCCTGCTCCACCTGATCGTCTCGGTCGTCCCGGAGCCGAAGGCACTCGTCGCGGAAGCGGCCCGCGTACTGGCCCCGGACGGTCGGATCTCCATCTACGACAAGTTCGTCGCCGAGGGCGAGCGCCCATCGCTGGTCAGACGCGCGGCGAACCCCGTCGCGCGACTGCTGTTCGCCGACCTGAACCGGCGGCTCGAACCGCTCGCGGCCGACGCGGGCATCGAATTCGAGGGCCGCGACTCGTTCCTCGGCGGCCTGTACACCGTCACGGTCGCCCGACCGGCCGGCAGCGGGGAGTGA
- the merB gene encoding organomercurial lyase, translated as MCSENDTTTDDPTAHSDDETRTGESERSADRWLGGADVLDARLPADLRSALGDFVGRESVDTLGEWAAEIRRFAGDGTVDVDQLCRDDGGTDHWGTVDGERYHFRCFYDAVVLAALEERPVDVRTVSPGGTVVEARADGRGELSVTPGAAVFSVGIATDAGERSGGDPTLEDGYAAVCPYVRAFPDREAYEQWADDAPAATVAMPLSGATELADALVA; from the coding sequence ATGTGCTCAGAGAACGACACCACGACAGACGACCCGACAGCGCACAGTGACGACGAAACGAGGACCGGCGAGAGCGAGCGGAGCGCCGACCGCTGGCTCGGCGGGGCCGACGTACTGGACGCGCGACTGCCCGCGGACCTGCGATCGGCGCTCGGCGACTTCGTAGGCAGGGAGTCGGTCGACACGCTCGGGGAGTGGGCAGCGGAGATCCGGCGGTTCGCCGGGGACGGGACGGTCGACGTCGATCAGCTGTGCCGCGACGACGGCGGGACCGACCACTGGGGCACGGTCGACGGCGAGCGGTACCACTTCCGGTGTTTCTACGACGCGGTCGTTCTGGCCGCCCTCGAAGAGCGACCGGTCGACGTCCGCACCGTGAGTCCCGGCGGCACGGTCGTCGAGGCGCGCGCGGACGGCAGGGGCGAACTCTCGGTCACGCCGGGCGCGGCGGTGTTCTCGGTGGGCATCGCGACCGACGCCGGCGAGCGATCCGGCGGCGACCCGACGCTGGAAGACGGGTACGCGGCCGTCTGTCCGTACGTGCGGGCCTTCCCCGACCGCGAGGCCTACGAGCAGTGGGCCGATGATGCCCCCGCCGCGACGGTCGCGATGCCCCTGTCCGGGGCGACGGAGTTGGCCGACGCGCTCGTCGCCTGA
- a CDS encoding helix-turn-helix domain-containing protein produces the protein MTRIREAAVSLTDAELEAMGIDELLALTRAAGLLAVEELACRGDGAVLQVTVEARLDEERLDALDWIDQWTHVAERDNSHLYVVSFTAPELPESLGETAADLVGTCDPAVDERGATMSLVGPHDAVTGQIREYEDAGVSPDLRRFGAYDGPDRPLDDLTARQREVIETAWELGYYEVPREATADDVAAELGLDASTVTEHLQRAERNLLGRLL, from the coding sequence GTGACTCGTATACGCGAAGCAGCGGTCAGCCTCACCGACGCGGAACTGGAGGCCATGGGGATCGACGAGCTCCTGGCGCTGACTCGGGCGGCCGGCCTGCTCGCCGTCGAGGAGCTCGCCTGTCGCGGCGACGGCGCGGTCCTGCAGGTGACCGTCGAGGCGAGACTCGACGAGGAGCGACTCGACGCCCTCGACTGGATCGACCAGTGGACCCACGTCGCCGAGCGGGACAACTCGCACCTGTACGTCGTCTCCTTCACAGCTCCCGAACTGCCAGAGAGCCTCGGGGAGACGGCGGCCGACCTCGTGGGGACCTGCGATCCGGCGGTCGACGAACGCGGCGCCACGATGTCGCTGGTCGGCCCCCACGACGCCGTCACCGGACAGATCCGGGAGTACGAGGACGCGGGCGTCTCCCCGGATCTCCGACGCTTCGGAGCGTACGACGGCCCGGACCGGCCGCTGGACGACCTGACGGCCCGCCAGCGGGAGGTGATCGAGACGGCCTGGGAACTGGGCTACTACGAGGTCCCGCGGGAGGCGACGGCCGACGACGTCGCGGCGGAACTCGGACTCGACGCCTCGACGGTCACCGAGCACCTGCAGCGCGCCGAGCGGAACCTGCTCGGTCGGCTGCTTTGA
- a CDS encoding SDR family oxidoreductase, producing the protein MRVAVIGANGGIGRELLPRLADAGHDPVGVVRDESQFEAVRERGGEPRLGDLKGEFASALEDADAVVFTAGSGGDTGWDETLLVDLWGARRTVDACVERGVDRYVMISAYQASEPLAEPEALRPYRVAKRCADDHLEQSSLDATVLRPTALTDGEGTGRISATFEYRDGGGDDIPRADVAEAVVACLANNETIGETIRLFGGDDPVEEAIRPHD; encoded by the coding sequence ATGCGAGTCGCAGTCATCGGCGCGAACGGCGGAATCGGCCGCGAGCTACTCCCGCGACTCGCCGACGCCGGACACGACCCGGTCGGCGTCGTGCGGGACGAGTCGCAGTTCGAGGCCGTCCGCGAGCGCGGCGGCGAGCCCCGGCTGGGCGACCTGAAGGGCGAGTTCGCGTCGGCGCTGGAGGACGCCGACGCCGTCGTCTTCACGGCCGGGTCCGGCGGGGACACGGGCTGGGACGAGACGCTGCTGGTCGACCTCTGGGGAGCGCGGCGGACCGTCGACGCCTGCGTCGAGCGCGGCGTCGACCGCTACGTCATGATCAGCGCGTATCAGGCGAGCGAGCCGCTGGCCGAGCCCGAGGCGCTTCGCCCGTATCGGGTGGCCAAGCGATGCGCCGACGATCACCTCGAACAGTCGTCGCTCGACGCCACTGTCCTCCGGCCGACGGCGCTGACCGACGGCGAGGGGACGGGCCGGATTTCGGCGACCTTCGAGTACCGCGACGGGGGCGGCGACGACATCCCCCGCGCCGACGTCGCCGAGGCGGTCGTGGCCTGCCTGGCGAACAACGAGACGATCGGCGAGACGATCAGGCTCTTCGGCGGCGACGACCCCGTCGAGGAGGCGATTCGCCCCCACGACTGA
- a CDS encoding HalOD1 output domain-containing protein encodes MDNKLDWDPELQAYRVDLDAVEYVSTSVAVVRSVAALDDTPPTALDPLQESVDPDALDELLSGENASERRVGFRYQGYEITVVGTGEIRLSPESDRDTISVS; translated from the coding sequence ATGGACAACAAACTCGATTGGGACCCCGAACTCCAGGCGTACCGCGTGGACCTCGACGCGGTCGAGTACGTATCGACGAGCGTCGCCGTCGTTCGGAGCGTCGCCGCGCTCGACGATACGCCACCGACGGCCCTCGACCCGCTGCAGGAGAGCGTCGATCCCGACGCGCTCGACGAGCTCCTGTCCGGCGAGAACGCGTCCGAGCGCCGGGTCGGCTTTCGATATCAGGGATACGAAATCACTGTCGTGGGGACCGGCGAGATCAGACTGTCCCCGGAGAGTGATAGAGACACTATCAGCGTGTCCTGA
- a CDS encoding cupredoxin domain-containing protein — translation MTDNNEPETTDTGDRESLELIGDYGVDRRTVLRTLGTGGALVLGSGVAAAGHEEPHPPHIDSHYGYSAPTDEQLPGKLAPDETVGLHIAEEGPFTFHFDPMGLQIDAGDVVRFDFHSPDHNVAPFHVGHGRQQRVPDDEVPFSSPMISPGGFWLFEFDHPGTYDLYCAPHQVFGMVMRLVVGDPAAADYDGDFGDEGRPPTSAEDLAQFPGVDEWQLPTSADAFATDALSVANIVEKGPVTRSDVIADL, via the coding sequence ATGACCGACAACAACGAACCAGAAACGACAGATACGGGCGACAGGGAGTCGCTCGAACTGATCGGGGACTACGGTGTAGACCGTCGAACCGTGCTACGAACACTGGGGACGGGCGGGGCCCTCGTGCTCGGCAGCGGTGTCGCGGCGGCAGGCCACGAGGAGCCGCATCCACCGCACATCGACTCTCATTACGGGTACTCGGCTCCGACCGACGAACAGCTCCCGGGGAAACTCGCTCCGGACGAGACAGTCGGACTCCACATCGCCGAGGAAGGACCGTTCACCTTCCACTTCGATCCGATGGGGCTGCAGATAGACGCCGGAGACGTCGTCCGATTCGACTTCCACTCGCCCGACCACAACGTCGCGCCATTCCACGTGGGACACGGTCGCCAGCAACGGGTGCCGGACGACGAAGTGCCGTTCTCGTCGCCGATGATCAGCCCCGGCGGGTTCTGGCTCTTCGAGTTCGACCATCCGGGGACGTACGACCTGTACTGTGCACCACATCAGGTCTTCGGCATGGTGATGCGGCTCGTGGTCGGTGATCCGGCTGCGGCCGACTACGACGGCGACTTCGGCGATGAGGGCCGTCCGCCAACGTCTGCTGAGGACCTCGCACAGTTCCCCGGCGTCGACGAATGGCAGCTCCCGACCTCGGCAGATGCGTTCGCCACGGACGCCCTGTCGGTCGCCAACATCGTCGAGAAGGGACCGGTAACTCGATCCGACGTCATAGCGGACCTCTGA
- a CDS encoding alpha/beta hydrolase, which yields MHADGIDPQAKRALERQERIPIPHSRTGLKLLRLLSRATSWIQNRNPPGVGATHDRTIPGPDGDIDVRLYLPDADGPFPTVVFFHGGGFVLGSIGTHDWLCRHLTRESDCAVLSVDYRLAPEHPFPAAVEDAYAAVQWAAATPDAVAGDGRIAVAGDSAGGTLAAVAALMAAERDGPEIGYQALLYPGVGVDPDQPSVREHAGIVLDEADLQWFRECYYESEVHERNPYADPTNAGDVSGVAPATVLTAGFDPLRDGGRAYAEQLVRDGVDTRYENYEAMIHGFMTLRDVNRAREAIADVGDDLADALGS from the coding sequence ATGCACGCCGACGGGATCGACCCGCAGGCGAAGCGAGCGCTCGAGCGCCAGGAGCGGATCCCGATACCGCACAGCCGCACCGGGCTGAAGCTCCTCCGCCTCCTCTCGCGGGCGACGTCGTGGATCCAGAACCGGAACCCGCCGGGCGTCGGCGCCACGCACGACCGGACGATCCCCGGTCCCGACGGCGACATCGACGTCCGCCTCTACCTGCCGGACGCGGACGGCCCGTTCCCGACGGTCGTCTTCTTCCACGGCGGCGGGTTCGTGCTGGGGAGCATCGGCACGCACGACTGGCTCTGCCGGCACCTCACCCGCGAGAGCGATTGCGCCGTCCTCTCCGTCGACTACCGGCTCGCCCCGGAACACCCCTTCCCCGCGGCGGTCGAGGACGCCTACGCCGCCGTCCAGTGGGCGGCCGCCACCCCCGACGCGGTCGCCGGGGACGGGCGGATCGCGGTCGCGGGCGACTCCGCCGGCGGGACCCTGGCCGCCGTCGCCGCGCTCATGGCCGCCGAGCGCGACGGCCCCGAGATCGGGTATCAGGCGCTGCTCTACCCGGGCGTCGGCGTCGACCCGGACCAGCCGTCCGTCCGGGAGCACGCCGGAATCGTCCTCGACGAGGCCGATCTCCAGTGGTTCCGGGAGTGCTACTACGAGAGCGAGGTCCACGAGCGCAACCCCTACGCCGATCCGACGAACGCCGGCGACGTCTCCGGCGTCGCCCCGGCGACGGTCCTCACCGCCGGCTTCGACCCGCTCCGGGACGGCGGACGGGCCTACGCCGAACAGCTCGTCCGCGACGGCGTCGACACGCGCTACGAGAACTACGAGGCCATGATCCACGGCTTCATGACGCTCCGCGACGTCAACCGCGCGCGCGAGGCGATCGCCGACGTCGGCGACGACCTCGCCGACGCGCTCGGGTCGTAG
- a CDS encoding group I truncated hemoglobin, translating into MPDAQSIYARIGGREAVEAVVSDFYDRVFSDPLLEPYFEDVDREALYAHQVQFVSAVAGGPVTYDGADMQAAHEGMGITGEAFDRVATYLAEALSENGVAEDDVEAILDEVAALEDDVVDQ; encoded by the coding sequence ATGCCAGACGCCCAGTCGATCTACGCTCGAATCGGGGGCCGAGAGGCCGTCGAAGCCGTCGTGTCCGACTTCTACGACCGCGTGTTCTCGGATCCGCTGCTCGAACCGTACTTCGAGGACGTCGATCGCGAGGCGCTGTACGCACATCAGGTCCAGTTCGTCAGCGCCGTCGCCGGCGGCCCCGTCACCTACGACGGCGCCGACATGCAGGCGGCCCACGAGGGGATGGGGATCACCGGGGAGGCGTTCGATCGGGTCGCGACGTATCTCGCCGAGGCGCTCAGCGAGAACGGCGTCGCCGAGGACGACGTCGAAGCGATCCTCGACGAGGTCGCTGCGCTGGAGGACGACGTCGTCGACCAGTAG
- a CDS encoding bile acid:sodium symporter family protein, translating to MSSDSSISRTAQVATKYFVVWVIAAAGLALASPDTFVPILDYVTPLLGLIMLGMGLTLQPADFRRLVERPVDVGIGAATQWLVMPLAAYALYVLFDLPDAVGVGLILVGAAPGGTASNVMTYLGRGDVAMSVAITTVTTLAAPIVMPAWTLFILGQSIDVTFAEMFTSIVQIVIIPVVVGFGLRYVLDEYAPRAAEIGLDVFPVVSVAAIVAIVAGVVGANVENILTAGALVLLAVVLHNGIGLGVGYGVGHAAGMSEDRKRTNAFEVGLQNSGLAVALATSLFEPAAALIPALFSVWHNVTGPALASYFTWRDSSTAEQSSERSTDQSPAPER from the coding sequence GTGAGTAGTGATAGCAGTATCTCGCGCACCGCACAGGTCGCGACAAAGTACTTCGTCGTCTGGGTGATCGCGGCGGCGGGACTCGCCCTCGCCAGCCCGGACACGTTCGTACCGATACTCGACTACGTCACCCCGCTGCTCGGGCTCATCATGCTCGGCATGGGGCTGACCCTGCAGCCCGCGGACTTCAGGCGCCTCGTCGAGCGGCCCGTCGACGTCGGCATCGGCGCGGCCACCCAGTGGCTCGTGATGCCGCTGGCCGCGTACGCGCTGTACGTGCTCTTCGACCTCCCGGACGCCGTCGGCGTCGGCCTGATCCTGGTCGGCGCGGCGCCCGGCGGGACCGCGTCGAACGTGATGACCTACCTCGGCCGGGGCGACGTGGCGATGTCGGTCGCCATCACGACGGTGACGACGCTTGCGGCGCCCATCGTCATGCCGGCGTGGACGCTGTTCATCCTCGGCCAGAGCATCGACGTGACGTTCGCGGAGATGTTCACCAGCATCGTCCAGATCGTCATCATCCCCGTCGTGGTCGGGTTCGGGCTCCGGTACGTGCTCGACGAGTACGCGCCGCGCGCGGCCGAAATCGGCCTCGACGTCTTCCCCGTCGTGAGCGTGGCCGCCATCGTCGCCATCGTCGCCGGCGTGGTCGGCGCCAACGTCGAGAACATCCTCACCGCGGGCGCGCTCGTGCTGCTCGCCGTCGTCCTCCACAACGGCATCGGACTCGGCGTGGGGTACGGCGTCGGACACGCTGCCGGCATGTCCGAGGACCGCAAGCGGACGAACGCCTTCGAGGTCGGCCTCCAGAACAGCGGCCTCGCGGTGGCGCTCGCCACGTCGCTGTTCGAGCCGGCGGCGGCGCTCATCCCCGCGCTGTTCAGCGTCTGGCACAACGTCACCGGCCCGGCGCTGGCCAGCTACTTCACCTGGCGCGACTCGTCGACGGCCGAGCAGTCGAGCGAGCGGTCGACCGACCAGTCGCCGGCCCCGGAGCGGTAA